The sequence ACGTAACACCTCTAACCAGCCTTCGCTGTCCATCGCCTGGTGCAGGCAATCGTCCAGCGTCTGCGTCACCAGCGGATGGTCCGGCACCTCGCGCTCGCCGACCAGGTTTTCCGCACAGGCCACCTGATCCGGGAACACGGTCGCCAACAGGTCTTCGGACTTCATCCGCTGCAACTGCGGCGCCACCTTGTTGCCACCGGTGAAACGCGGCAGCGCCATCGCGTTGGTGGCGTTCCAGCGCCAGCGCACGCCGAACAACGGCGCATCCAGCAGCGCCTGGATCAGCACATGCTCGGCCGATGACGAATGCAGATAGCGGCCGACCTCTTCCAGCGCAAAACTATGACTGGTGGACAGCGACAACACGATCGCGTCTTCGGTCGCTGCCGCCTGCAACTCGAAATTGAAGGTGCGGCAGAAGCGCTTGCGTAACGCCAGCCCCCATGCACGATTGATGCGGCTGCCGTAGGGCGAGTGGATCACCAGTTGCGTGCCGCCGCTGGCATCGAAAAACCGTTCCATCACCAGACACTGCTGCGTGGGCATGGCGCCCAGCGCCGTGCTGGCATGCGCCAGATAGTCCACCAGCTGCTGGGCCGCTTCTGCGCAGCAGCCCAGCGCGCTGCAGAGCCAGTCGCGTGCTGCCTGATGCGGTGCGTGGTCGAGTCGGGCTGCAATCTCGCTGCGCAGGCGCGACACCGCTGCCGACAACTCGTCGCTGCGGCCAGGTGCTTCGCCCAACCAGAACGGGATATTCGGTGGCGCGCCTTTGGCATCTTCCACACGCACGCGCCCGGCATCCACGCGCAGGATGCGATAGCTGGCATTGCCGAGCTGGAACACGTCGCCGGTGAGACTTTCGACCGCAAAATCTTCGTTCACCGTGCCGATTTTTTCGGCCTGCGGCTCCAGCACCACACTGTAGTCGCCGGTTTCGGGAATGGTGCCGCCCGAGGTCAGCGCCGTCATGCGCGCACCGCGGCGTGCATGCAGCCGCCGATGCACCGCATCGCGATGCAAATAGCCGGCACGCGGGCCAAGCCGGGTACTGAAACCCTCGCACAGCATGCGCACCACGCTGTCGAAGGTGGCGCGGCTCAGTTGAGCGAACGGCCACGCGCGCCGCATCAGCGTAAACAGCGCGTCCTCGTCCCAGTCCTCGCATGCCGCTTCGGCCACGATCTGCTGCGCAAGCACATCCACCGGCGCCAGCGGAATGCGCAGCGCATCCAGTTCGCCACGCCGGATGCCGTCCAGTAACGCCGCGCATTCGACCAGCTCGTCGCGGGTCTGCGGGAACAGCCGCGCCTTCGGCGTGCCGCCGACCTTGTGACCGGAGCGGCCGGCACGCTGCAGAAAGGTGGCGATCGAGCGCGGCGAGCCGAGCTGGCACACCAGATCCACATCGCCGATATCCAGGCCCAGCTCCAGCGATGCGGTCGCCACCAGCACAGTGAGTTCGCCCGCCTTGAGCCGTTGCTCGGCCAGCAGACGCGTCTCGCGCGACAGACTGCCGTGATGGGCGGCAACGCGTTGCTTGCCCAACAGATCGCCCAGATGCCGCGCCGCACGCTCGGCCATGCGCCGCGTATTGACGAACACCAGCGTGGTGCGATGCTGCTGCGCTAGCGCGGCCACGTCGGCATAGACCTGCAGCCATTGATCATTGGACATCACCACGCTCAGCGGCGTGGGCGGCAGCGCCAATGCCAGATCGCGCTCACGCGTGTAGCCGATATCGACGATCTCGCAGGGTGGCGGCGCACCGTCTTCGCCAACGCCGACCAGGAATTGCGCAACGGTCTCGATGGGTTTCTGTGTCGCCGACAAGCCGACCCGCGTGATCGGCTGATCGGCCAGTCGCTGCAGCCGCTCCAGGGTCAGGCTCAGATGGCTGCCACGTTTGTCCGCCGCCACCGCGTGGATTTCATCGACGATGACCGTGCGCACATGCCGCAGCGCGCTACGCCCGGAAGCCGAGCCCAGCAGCACGTACAACGACTCCGGCGTGGTCACCAGGATATGCGGCGGCACCCGCCGCGCCTGTGCCCGCTCGCGTTGCGGGGTGTCGCCGGTGCGCACTGCCGTGCGCACCGCCACATCCGGCAGGCCGTCGGCAACCAGGGCCGCGCGGATGCCCTGCAGCGGCGCTTCCAGATTGAGATGGATGTCGTTGGACAGCGCTTTCAGCGGCGACACATACACCACCCGCGTTTGGTCGGGCAGCGCACCGCCATTGTCCAGCCCGTCGCGGATCAGGGCATCGATCGCCGCAAAGAACGCGGTAAGCGTCTTGCCCGAACCGGTGGGCGCCGCCACCAGCGTATGACGTCCCGCCTGGATCGCCGGCCACGCGGCGACCTGCGCCGGCGTAGGCGCAGCAAAGGTCTGCGCGAACCACGCGGCGACCACGGGATGAAAATGTTGCAAGACAGGATGCATGGGCGGTGCCCGAGGACGCGGGCCAACTAGCCGCGGCAATCGGTTTCAACTGGGCAGGAAGGCAATGGATGGGGCTGCGCGACAGCGCACACAAGTCTGTCGCGACGACGCCAGTGAACGATTTAGAGCGGCTGACGCGTCCACTCGCGACGACCTGACGGGCAAGGCTGCCCGGCGAGCGCTAGCGGCATCCGGATCTTGCGTACCAGGGTCAACCCCGCGCCTGGGTGCCGCCCACACCGTTTCGCAGCCGCTCGTTGCGTTCTGCATGCTGCTTTTGGTGCGGCATGGCTGGAGACCGGCTGGGGGTGCTGAAGCGAGGCCCCCCGCGAATGCCATGGCGATGCAGGCTTCGCTGACGCAACGCTGCGGGCCGATCGGGCGATTGTCGATCAGTCGCTAGCCGTGGCACATTGGCGGCATGCCTAGCCTCATCCTCTTCATGATTGCCGGTGCCGCACTGTTCGCGTTCTGGAACTCATCCCGGGCTGCCGCCGAACGCGCCGATATCCTCGGCCGCAATGCTTGCCGTGCTGCCGATGTGCAGTGGCTGGACCAGAGCGTGCACTCCACCAGTCTGCGCATCTGCAGGATGCCCAATGGATGGCTCGGCTTCGAGCGCACGTTCCGCTTCGAGTATTCCTACGATGGAGCAGATCGCCACAGCGGCAAGCTGGTGCTGCGCGGGGATCAATTGATTGCCTTCACCGGGCCGCAGGTCGCGACGGTGCGTGCGCTGCATCCGGAACACGCGCGGCTGGAATGAGCGTGCTGGGTTGATGCCAGCGGCTTGCAACAACGCGCTAATTTGCGCGACGCCGAACACCACAGCTCTGTTGTGCAGCCGCCCCGCCACGGCCGTGCACTTCATCGTTGACTGCGTGCGAGACTAGCTGGCTGCGTGCGAGCCTACGATCTGCGCCTGGGTGCGGCTGCCGAGTACAAATTCCCTGACCAAGCGGGCTGATCTGCGCGCCTTGGGCCACGTGCCGGCCGGCGGTAGCGCGCTGGCCGTGCCCATGACGGATGCCAAGTGTGGAGCGGCTGACAGAGAGTCGCGAGCGGCCATCAGACCGATTCGAACAGCGCGCTGAAATCGGCGTGTATGCGGGCTCGATACCGCACCGCGCACTAACCGCGTCCATCCAACGGTGAGCGCGACAGCTCCTAGGCTTTTCTGCGTGCGGGCAGTTAGCCGTTTGCGCTGGCCTACTTCATCAGGCGGCCAATGATGTTTCTCCAACCAGATCCGGCCGCTGCCGAGCCATCCGGCACCGGCTCGTACCCGTTGCCCTTACCGCTCAACCAATGCAGTTGCTGCTTACCTTCACGACGCAACTCCGCCTGAGCAAACAGGCACAGCGACTGCAGCAAGTCGCCTCGCTTCAACAGGCGCGGCATGCCACCCACTTCGATGCTGAGAAAGTGCGCTTCATCGGGCGTATCCACATAGCTACGCGCCACAAGGCAGCGCGCGCCCTGCATGAAACGATAGATGTCGTACTCGTAGTGGTAATCGACTGCGCCGGATGCGTCCGCCTCACTGCAATCGACATGACGGGTGCGTTCCATCCGCACGGGAACGCAGCTGTCAGTCACCTCAAGCGCTTACTTGACCACGCGCAGGTGCGGGCGCTTGCCACTGCTGGGCGGCTCATCCGGCGTCGGCGCACTCGGCGGCGGTGCACCCGGATCAGGTGGCTCGCTGCTGGTGCCTGGAATGTCGTCCGGCAATGCCATGCCCTGCCCGGTTTCGCGCGCATAGACCGCCAGCACGGCGGCCATGGGCACCATCACTGGATAGCTGACGCCACCAAAGCGCGCAGTAAAACTCACGCTCTCATTGTCGACCTGCAAGCCAACCACGGCGCGCTCGGCGATGTTCAACACAACGCGGCCATCTTTGACAGCACTGGCCGGCACTTGCACGCCGGGCAGTCCTGCATCCACCAAAACGTGCGGCGTCATGCCGTTGTCGTTGATCCATTCGACCAAGGCCCGCAGCAGGTACGGGCGATGGCTGGTCATGCGGGGGAAATCTTCGCTCATGACATCATTTTACCCGGACATGACCCGCAACGGCGGCGACGCGCTCGCAAGTCGGTCTGTTGGCATACAGCCGTCGCATCAGCCCGGCAAATCACGCAGCTTCTTTTCCTGATCGGTGAGGCTGCGAATGAAACCGGGATTACGGAAGATCCGGTTGCCGTAGTCCTCGATCGCCTTGCCATCCTTGGGCAAGCCGATCTCCAATGCATCCAGTCGCCAGATGATCGGCGCCATCGCGCAATCGGCCAGACTCATTTCCGGATTGAGGAAGAACTTGCTGGCCTTGAACAGCGGCACCGAGGCGGTGAGCAGTTCTTTCAGGCGCTTGCGCCCGGCTTCGGCCTGGGTCTTGTTGCCGAGCTGGATCGCCTGCACCTGCGGCACCCAGTCGTGTTCAATACGCAGCATCGCAAGGCGCAGCCGGGCGCGCGACAGCGGATCTACCGGCATCAACGGCGGATGCGGATAGCGCTCGTCCAGATATTCGCTGACCACCGACGCAGCGTAGAGCACTAGATCGCGCTCGACCAGCGTCGGCACCGAATGATAGGGATTGAGATCGATCAGATCTTCGGGAGGATTTTGAGGGTCGACCGGCACCAGGTCGTAGGTCACCCCTTTCGCCGCCAGGACCAGACGGACCCGGTGGCACAACACGTCGTCGTTGGACGAAAACAAAGTCAAGGTATTCCGCATACGCACACTCGTCGCCATTCAAGGCTCTCCGACGACCGGAATCCGCCGGTCGCATCGGCGCGGCCGGCCCAACGCCGACCGTCACCACGGTCCTTCGAGTGTGCAATCACGTCACGCAAAAGCCAAGAGTGATAGGCGTTATTAATGCCCGGGTAACGGATGACGTTACGGAGTTGTCAGGCATGGCCGAACGATTCGCGCCGTTTTGGCGGGATATCGCCTCCCGGCAATGCGGTCAGCGTGCGGCCAACGGCCGATGCGTGGCAGTGCAGGCGATGTGTCGCCCGGATGCTTCGCAACGCTTGCGCCCCGTTGGAGCGCGCGCTGCAACAGCCGACGTGGCATTGGCACCCCGATTGAGTTGGATGATTTGCGGCGACCGCTGCCTGGTGTGACCGTTGCCTGAGACCACCCCAGCTTTGCTCAGGATGCGTGGTATAGGCGGTTGCCAGCGCCGGGGTGTGAGATTTGGCTGTCGCGCGTAAATTGACGCGTTATGGCTTGCCTGCACTGCGTATTGCATCCGCGCAGATGTGTGTGACTTATCAAGCTCGGCATGCTTGAGCAAGCAACGATGGGCGGTCATGCATGACCGGTGACGGCCGACCCTCACCCCAAGCCCTCTCCCGGGGAGAGGGGCTTGAGCATGCAAGTCCATGCCTGCGCTGTGAGCCGCTGCTTCGCGCCTGCGCTTGGTGCCTGCCTTGATGCGTAAGCTTGGTAATTACCTGATGCGCGCGTGATGCGTGCATTGATCGCAGATCACGCCCCCGACCAATACACGTTTTCAAGCCTCAATGCACATCCTTCCAGTATTCCTTCTTCAGCAGGTACGCGATAAAGGTAAGGAACGCCAGGAATAGGATCACCCACACGCCCATGCTCTGCCGCTTCAATGCCGCCGGTTCGCCAGCGTATTCGAGGAAGTTGGCGATATCGCGCACGGTCTGGTCGAATTCCACCGGCGTTTGACGCCCCGGCTGACCAAGCTTCAACGCCTCGACCGGTTTGTCGCCGGTGGCCTTGTCGGCCGGGCCGAATTGCGCCTGTTGCAGGCCTTGCAGTTCCCATAGCGGGTTGGGCATGGACGCATTCGGGAACAACTGGTTGTTCCAGCCCAACGGACGGGTCTGATCCAGATAGAACGACTTGAGGTAGGTGTAAACCCAGTCGGTGCCGCGCACGCGTGCGATCAAAGTGAGATCCGGTGGCGCCTTGCCGAACCACTTTGTCGCCGCATCGTGCGGCATGGTGCCTTCGATATGCTCGCCGACCTTGGCCCCGGTGAAGTTGAGGTTAGCCATGACCTCTGCCTCGCTCAGTCCCAGGTCGCTGGCCATGCGCGAGTAGCGGAGGTACTTCAACGAGTGGCAGCCGGAGCAGTAATTCATGAACAACTGCGCACCGCGTTGCAGCGATGCGCGGTCGCCCAGATCGTTGCCGGCCTGCTGCACCTTCCCGCCTTCGGCCGCCATTGCGCCAGCGGCCAGCGTCAGGCTGCAGAGCACTGCCGCTACCCGCGACTTCCATGACATCACGATGTGCTTAGTCATGGGTCGTCACCCGCTCCGGAACCGGCTTGGTCTTGTCCAGCCGCGTCCACACCGGCATGGTGATGAAGAAGGCGAAGTACAGGAAGGTCAGCACGCGTCCCACATAGGTTTCGTGCGCATCGGTGCCTGGACCGGAGCCGATCACGCCCAGCCACACGAAGCACACCACCAGCACCCCTAGCGCCACCTTCGAGATCCAGCCGCGATAACGCACCGAGCGCACCTTGGCGCGATCCAGCCACGGCACCAGGAACAGGATGGCGATTGCCGAGAACATCACCAGCACACCGCCCAGCTTGTTCGGCACCACGCGCAACATCGCGTAATACGGCGTGTAGTACCAGACCGGCTTGATGTGCTCGGGCGTCACCAGCCGGTTGGCCTCGGTGAAGTTGTCGTGCTCCAGAAACAGGCCGCCAAAGGCGGGCGCGAAGAAGATGATGAACGCCGCGATCAGCAGCAGGAACCCGACACCGACCAGATCCTTGACCGTGTAATACGGATGGAACGGAATGCCGTCGGTGGGCTTGTGCGCATCCCAGCGGTTGCCCTTGGGACCCTTCTTGATATCCACGCCGTCGGGGTTGTTGGAACCCACTTCGTGCAGTGCGCCGATGTGCAGCACGATCAACAGCAACAGCACCAGCGGCAACGCAATCACGTGCAACGCGAAGAAACGATTGAGCGTGGCATCGCCGGGCAGGTAGTCGCCCATGATCCACTCCGTCAGCCCGTTGCCGATCACCGGGATGGCGCCGAACAACGAGATGATGACCTTCGCCCCCCAGAACGACATCTGGCCCCATGGCAGCACGTAGCCCATGAAGGCTTCGGCCATCAGCACCAGGTAGATCAGCATGCCCAGAATCCACACCAGCTCGCGCGGCTTCTGATAACTGCCGTACATCAACCCGCGGAACATGTGCAGATACACCACGATGAAGAACAGCGAGGCGCCGGTGCTGTGCATGTAGCGGATCAGCCAGCCCCACTCCACGTCGCGCATGATGTATTCCACCGAAGCAAACGCATCGGCGGCGCTGGTCTTGTAGTGCATCGTCAGGAAGATGCCGGTGACGATCTGATTCACCAGCACCACGATGGCTAGCGAGCCAAAGTAGTACCAGAGGTTAAAGTTCTTCGGGGCGTAGTACTCGCTGATGTGCTTTCTATACGTGGGCATCAGCCCGGGCGCGCGTTCGTTGACCCACTCGAACACGCCGTTGGCGGTACGAACCAGAATATTGCTCATCAGGCAGCCCCCGTGCTTTTGGCCGACGTACCGGCACCATCCGGATCGACGCCGATCACCAGGGTGTTGTCGTCCACATAGTGATGCGGGGGCACCAGCAGGTTGATCGGTGCGGGCACGCCATCGAAAACGCGGCCGGACATGTCGAAGCGCGATTTGTGGCAGGGGCAGAAGTAGCCGCCCTTCCACTGCGGGTCGTAGGGCTCGGGCCGGATCTCGGCCACCATTTCCGGCGAGCACCCCAGATGCGTGCACAGCCCCACCAGCACCGAGATCTCGGACTTGATCGAGCGGTACTCGGGATTCTTCAGCACGTACTCGGGCTGTTGGTCCTTGTTCTCGGACTTGGGGTCCTTGAGACGGTCATCCAACGAGGGCAGTGCGTCGAGCATCGCCTTGGAGCGCTTGACGATCCAGATTGGCTGACCGCGCCATTCCAGCACCAGCCGTTGCCCCTCCTGCAAGGCGCTGATGTCGGCGGTCACCGGTGCGCCGGCCAATTTGGCGCGTGCACTGGGGTTCCACGACTTCACGAACGGAACTGCAACAAATCCTGCTCCGACCGCACCGACCACGGCCGTCGTCGCGGTCAAAAACCGGCGACGCCCGAGATCAGCAGGTGCGTTAACCCCATCGTTGGCCATCCGGCTCTCCGATCTTGATTAGGTAGCGTGAGGCTGCCAACGGCTGGCGGGGGGTCCAGCCGCGATGAATCGACCGCAGTGTAGCGGAACGCTTAATGCACAGACAATGCAATGTACGCAGTCGGGCATGTGCGATGCAATGGCCGATGTGTGCGGTCGCGTCGGGGCTGCAGGCGAAGCGCGATGGCCCATGCGACGGCTGTAACGCAATGCGCGCAGACAGCGCGTCGGTGCAAGGGCGCGCTGATGCGGCGAAAGTATTGCGACGCATGTGCAGCCTCGGTAGCCATGCGAAACACAAGGTCTGCGGAGTGACCACCTCAGCGCTGTCTGCGTCTGCACGCCTTGGGGGCCAACCCGCTGCTTAGTGTGCGGTGGCGCTCTGACCGCGATAGCGGCCTGCCAACAGGCCAACGCGTTGCACATAGCGCTGGGTCTCACTGTAAGGCGGCACGCCACCATAGCGATCCACGGCACCCTCGCCGGCGTTGTAACCAGCAGCCGCCAGGGTGAGGTCGCCATTGAAGCGCTTCAGCAACCACGAAAGATATTGCACGCCGCCACGGATATTTTGCGATGCGTCATAGGCATCGCTGACGCCGAAGCGGCGCGCGGTGCCCGGCATCAGCTGCATCAATCCCTGCGCACCGGCGCGGCTCAGTGCCAGCGGGTTATAAGCCGATTCGGCATGGATGATGGCGCGCACGATCGCTTCTTCGACCCCGAACTCGCGTGCCGCCGACGCGATCTCCTGCTGATAGGCCGCGGTGTTGAGCCGGATTGCACCGAAGTTGACGCCCGGCTTGGCGCCGCAGGCATAACAGGTTTCGATAAAACTGTAGTGGATGGTGCGTAGCCCTTCGATGCTGGCCACCTGACGTGGACGTGCGCTGGTGTAATGGCGAACGCCGTCCTTCATGTAAGAGTAGACCTGCCCGCTGACCACACGACGCGGGTTCACCGCAGTGGCAGGCGCGGCGGCGGGCATGATCGAGGTCGCGTTATCCGTGATCGGCAGCGCGCGCGGCGCGGCCACAGCGGCCTCGGCAGTGCGGCGTAGCGGCGGGCTGATGATGGTGGCGGGTGCACCACTGTCGATAGTGGCAATGGAACGGGCCGCGTCCGCGGGCATTGCCTGCGCCGGACGCACGGGCGATGGTAGACGACGGGCCGAGCGGTCTGGAGTGTAGCTGCTGATGACGCTGCAGGTGGCCCCGCTCTGACGCTTGCTCAGATAGCTGATGATGCCGTCGCCGCTGACGCACTTGTATAGCGTGCCGGCGCTGGCCGGCGCAGCCGACAACGTAACAAGCAACAGCCCCAGCAATCTTGACATCCCCTTCATGCGGCGGAGTGTCCCAGCTTGCCTCGGGATTGCCAAGAGGCGGAAGCGCTCAGGCCGACAGCCGGTGCAGTCGCGTTCGCAAGGCATCGAGCGCATCTAGCAGCGGTTGCCGCATGGCATCCGGCTCGATCGCCTCGAAAGGCAGATCGAGCAGCAACAGATTGGCGGCAAGCGCCGGCATGCTCGCCGCGCCCAGCCCGAGCCAGCAATGGCCTGCCCCGTCTGCCTGCAGCGCGCCCAGCCAGGGTGGAACCTGCGCCGCCAGCGCCTCCAGCGTTCCAGGCAGCCGCACCCGTGCCCGACACGCAAAAGGCGCTTCGCCGATCGCTTTGCGCAGCAACTGCAGCGGCTCTTCCGGCAGTGTCCTGGCAGCGAACATTGCGCCGGTGGGCACTGCCAGATCGACACGGTCTGCGCGCAGCGTGCGCCAGTCCTGACGTTCACAGTCCCAGGCCAGCAGATACCAGCGCCGGCCGTAGTTGACCAACAGCGCCGGCTCGACGCAGCGGCTAATGGCCTCGCCCGAGTGACGCCGGTAGTTCAGCCGCAGCGTGACGCGGTCGCGGCAGGCGCCGGCAAGCTGAGCCAGCAACGCCGCATCCACCCGGGTTCCCGGCTCGCCGATCGGCATGCTCGCCATGGCGGCATGCGCGGCGCTGGCGCGTTGACCGCTCCGCCGTGGCAGCAGCGGGTCCAGCTTTGCCAGCACACGGGCAGCAGCCGCGTCCATGCCGGCAATGGCTGGGGCGGCCGCACGCAAGGCGATTGCCACGGTCAGCGCTTCCTCCTCCTCGAACAATAGCGGCAAGGCGGCCGCCCCCTGCCCCAGCCGGTAACCGCCGCCGGACCCGGGCACCGCATGCACCTGATAGCCAAGCTCGCGCAGGCGCTCGATATCGCGCCGCAAGCTACGCGGGTGCACCTCCAGGCGCCCGGCTAGCGCAGCGCCTGACCAGTTGCGGCCACCTTGCAGCAAGGAAAGCAGTCGCAACAGACGGGCAGCGGTCGAGGCCATGGCGAGACGGTATTGCGGACAGAAGCTGTCCGCAATAGCGCTCTAGGATCGGCATACCAGTAATGACCTCGAACCACACCATCGACCACCAACTTCAAGGAGCCTGCCATGTCTGACGACCGCCATATCACCCTGTTTCACAATCCCCGTTCACGCTCGCGTGGCGTCCTGGTACTGCTGGAGGAACTGCGTGCCAGCTACAGCCTGCAGTGCATCGATCTAGAAAAAGAGCAACAGCTTGCGCCGCAGTTCCTGGCGATCAATCCAATGGGAAAAATCCCGACGATCGTGCACGGCGACAGCGTGGTCACCGAACAAGGTGCCATCTATCAGTACCTGGCCGAGCTGTACCCAGAAGTCGGCCTGTCGCCGGCCCCGGGCGACGCCGACCGCGGCGCCTATCTGCGTTGGCTGGCGTTTTACGGGTCGGCGTTCGAACCGGCGGTGCTCGACAAGGCGTTGAAGCGCGATGCACCGCCGCGCGGGTTCTCGCCCTACGGGAACGTCGAGACCGTGCTGCAGGTGGTAGATACCCAACTGGCAAAGGCAGACTACCTCCTGGGATCACGCTGCAGCGCGGCTGATGTCCTGTGGGGTAGCGCGTTGGGCTGGCTGACCGGCTTCGGACTGCTCGACCCGCCGGCCCCGACTCGCGCCTACATCGCACGAATGGCCAAGCGCCCTGCGGTCGCGCGCGCAACCGCCGTCGACGCGCAAGCACCAAGCTAAAAGCGCAAGCGCCGGCGTGAGCGGGTAAACTGCGCGGCTATCTCACCCGCCTGGAATAAGCGCCATGCCCGGGACATCCGTTTCCGATCTGTCCACGGCCACCGCCGTGGACGCCCCTGCCCTGCTGCCGTTGCCGGTTGCCCGCCCGCAAGCACCTGCCGTGGTGCGCGGCAAGCTGTACATCAAGACCCACGGTTGCCAGATGAACGAGTACGACTCGGCCAAGATGGCCGACGTGCTTGCCGCCTCCGAAGGGTTGGAGCTGACCGACAACCCCGAAGACGCCGACGTGGTGCTGGTCAACACCTGCTCCATTCGCGAAAAGGCGCAGGAAAAGGTATTCAGCCAATTGGGCCGCTGGCGCTTGCTCAAGGAAAGCCGCGCCAAGGCCGGCGGCACGCCGGTGATCATCGGCGTCGGCGGTTGTGTGGCATCGCAGGAAGGCGAGGCCATCGTCAAGCGCGCGCCGTATGTGGATCTGGTGTTCGGGCCGCAGACCCTGCATCGCCTGCCGGAACTGATCCGTGCACGCCGCCAGTCCGGCAAGTCGCAGGTAG comes from Xanthomonas vesicatoria ATCC 35937 and encodes:
- a CDS encoding helix-turn-helix transcriptional regulator; the protein is MASTAARLLRLLSLLQGGRNWSGAALAGRLEVHPRSLRRDIERLRELGYQVHAVPGSGGGYRLGQGAAALPLLFEEEEALTVAIALRAAAPAIAGMDAAAARVLAKLDPLLPRRSGQRASAAHAAMASMPIGEPGTRVDAALLAQLAGACRDRVTLRLNYRRHSGEAISRCVEPALLVNYGRRWYLLAWDCERQDWRTLRADRVDLAVPTGAMFAARTLPEEPLQLLRKAIGEAPFACRARVRLPGTLEALAAQVPPWLGALQADGAGHCWLGLGAASMPALAANLLLLDLPFEAIEPDAMRQPLLDALDALRTRLHRLSA
- a CDS encoding glutathione S-transferase family protein — its product is MSDDRHITLFHNPRSRSRGVLVLLEELRASYSLQCIDLEKEQQLAPQFLAINPMGKIPTIVHGDSVVTEQGAIYQYLAELYPEVGLSPAPGDADRGAYLRWLAFYGSAFEPAVLDKALKRDAPPRGFSPYGNVETVLQVVDTQLAKADYLLGSRCSAADVLWGSALGWLTGFGLLDPPAPTRAYIARMAKRPAVARATAVDAQAPS